A stretch of DNA from Mycobacterium senriense:
TGATCACGACAAGGAGCCGACCCTCGCCGGTGTCCAGCATGGCCTCGATCACTTCCAGGGTCGGTAGATCAAACCACTGCAGGTCCTCGGCGACGAGTAGCGCCGGCGCGTCACTCAGGCAAGCCGTCAGGTACGAGCGCACCGCCGAGCCGATCAACTGTTCCAGCCTGCGGCCCTCAGCCTCGAGCGGCTCGTAGCCGTGTTCGGCTCCGATTCCCAGAACCGGTGCGAGTGCCGGCACCGCGGTAGCTGGATCTAGACCGCGCGCAACTATTTCGGCTCGCAGCAGACGCAGCCGCTCCACCGGATCGGTTACGCGAGTTATGCCGCACCGTCGCTCCAGCAGGACGCGGATCGGGTGCAAGCCCACCGGGGTGTGGAAGGGAGATCCGGCCAGCTCCAGTACTACCGCGCCAGACGGCTTGACCAGGTCGGCGACTTCGGCCACTAGCCGGCTCTTGCCGACGCCCGGTTCGCCGCAGAAGAACAGCGCGGGCGTTTTGAGCGCGCCGGACCGAGCGCGCCGCCAGTGTGTGTTCAGCTGTGCCAGCTCGCGATCACGGCCCACCAAAGGTCCATGGACGCGCGCCGGTCGCTCAACACGTTCGCTGTCGACGCGGTGGTGAGCGATCAACCCGGCCACACCCTTGACCGGGGCGGCGGGTTGCTCTTCGAGCTCGAAGTCGTTGCGCACCAATACCGCAACCGGGTTGGAAACCACCACGGAGTTCGGTGCTGCGAGTCCCGACAGGCGGGCGGCCAAGTTCGCCGCCAAGCCGTACACATCGTCCTGTGCGGTGTCCAGGTACACCAGCCCGCGGTGCACCCCGACGCGCACCGCGATGTCGATCCCGAACCGGCGGTCGGTCTGCTCGCTGAGCCGGGCTACCGCTCGGGCGATGTCCAGTCCTGCGTGCACCGCCCGTTTGACGTCGTTCTCATGCGCCGTCGGGTAACCGAACACCGCCAGCAATCCATCACCCTTGGTGGAGCCGATGTGGCCCTCATACCCGTCAACCGTGCGCGAAACGATATCCCGGTAGCCTCCGACCACCAGACGATAAATCTCCGGCTCCACGCGAGTCGACAACGCGGTTGAATCGACCACGTCGGCGAACAGAATTGTGAGCCGCCGGATCTCCCCTCCCACGCCGGGCGCGGCCGACAGCAAGTCCTCGGCGTCGGCATTCGCATGGTCGATGGCAAGTACCTCACCGGCCAAGGCCGCCGCCGTCGTGGAGTCACCACGATTGATTGCAGACACGGCGCGATCGACCAGCTCGTCGATTGATGCGCCGAGCTCGCTATGGGTACTTGCGCTCTCCGCCGGCATGCCCCGGCCGTTCGTCACGTGGAATATCGTCCCACCATCGACGCCTACGCAGCCTGATATTCAGAAGGTCAGCAAACCGCCTGCGGGTGTCACCGAGCGGCGAACATCGCGCCGATGAGCCGGTGCAGCACCTGACCGATTTCTCGCCGGGTTCGTTGCGGGTCCTCGGCGGTGGCGATCACCATGGCCGCCTCGTCGAGCGCGCCGATCAGCACGTGCGCCAACGGCCGCACCGGCTGCTCGGCCAGTTCGCCGGCCCGGATGGCCTCGCTGAGCATCTGCTCGGTCATGCCGAGGCTGTACCGCTGCGCGACATCACGGAATTCGGCCCAGCCGAGTACGCTCGGCGCGTCCAACAGGATCAGCTGGCGCACCTCGGGGTCGCCGGAAACTTCGAGCCACGCGTCGACCGCGGCCCGGACCGCCTGCGTGGGCGTGGTGGCCCCGGACTCGGCCACCACGATGGCCATCCGCGCCATCACATCCTGCTCGACGACCTCGACAACTTCGCGGAATAACGTCGCCTTGTCGGCGAATTGGTGATACATCGCTCCCCGGGTGACCCCGGCGGCTGTGGCGATCTCCGGCGTCCCCACGTCCGCGTAGCCCCGCAGTCCCCAGAGCTTGCGGGCAGCCGCAATCAGCGCGTCGCGGGTCGCCGCGGAGCGCTCTTCCTGGGTCCGTCTCTTGCTTTCCATACAACCTGTTGGTAACTTACGAACAGGCAGCCTGTTTGTAAGTGTATCTCTGAAGTAGGAGTTTGCTATGTCGACGATCGACATTAGTGCCGGAACCATCCATTACGAAGCAACCGGACCCGAGGACGGCAGGCCGGTGGTCTTCGTGCACGGATACATGATGGGTGGGCAGTTGTGGCGCCAGGTCAGCGAGCGCCTGGCCGCCCGCGGTTTGCGCTGCATCGCGCCGACCTGGCCGTTGGGCGCGCATCCGGAGCCGCTGCGCCGCGGCGCCGACCAGACCATCACCGGTGTTGCCGGCATGGTCGCCGAGGTGCTCGCAGCGCTTGACCTGCGGGACGTGGTGCTGGTCGGCAACGACACCGGCGGTGTCGTCACCCAGCTGGTGGCGGTGCATCATCGCGAGCGCCTGGGTGCGCTGGTGCTCACGAGTTGCGATGCGTTCGAACACTTTCCGCCGCCGATCCTGCGGCCACTGCTCCTGGCGGCAAAATCGAAGACGTTGTTCCGCACCGCGATTCAGGCGGTGCGCGCGCCGGTCGTGCGCGCCCGCGCATTCAACGACCTGGCGCACAGCAACATCGATGACCTCACCAAGGTCTGGGTACGCCCGGCGCTGTCGCTGCCGGCGGTCGCCGAAGACCTGCGGCAGTTCACGCTTTCGATGCGCACCGAGGTGACGACGACGGTGGCGGCCAGGCTGTACGACTTCGACAAGCCGACGCTCATCGCGTGGTCTGCCGACGACGTGTTCTTCGAGCAGGAAGACGGGGCGCGGCTGGCCGCTACCATCCCCAACGCCCGTCTCGAAGTGATCGCGGGGGCCAGGACCTTTTCCATGGTCGATCAGCCCGACCGGCTCGCCGATTTGCTCTCGACGATCGCGGTGCGCGCCTGACCTGCGTGGTGCCGCCGCGGCGGAAACCTCCGCTCGCGGTAGCGTCTTGGCCATGTCAGAAGCGACGGCTCCCCTGTCCGGCAGGCGAATCCTGGTCACCGGCGGCGCCACCGGTATCGGCGCGGCCGCTGTTTCGGTCCTGACGACGGCGGGGGCCAGGGTCGCCGCGACCTATCACCAGACGCCGCCGCCGGACGGCCTCGCGGCCGACTGGTTGCAGTGCGACGTGCGCGAGGCCGAGGCCGTCACGGCGATGGTCGGCGAGGCCGCGCAGCGGCTCGGTGGACTCGACGTGCTGGTGAACGCCGCCGGGCTGTGGCAGGCGGGGATTCCCGGTTACATCGGCGCCGACGACATCTCATTTCTGTTGGACACCAACGTCAAGGCGACCATACTCACCAACCAGGCCGCCTACGCGGTGATGAAGGACCAAGCCCAGGGTGGTCGCATCATCAACTTCGGGTCATCCGAAGCCGTGATGGGCAGCCCGATCTCGGCCGTCTACGCCGCAACCAAGGGCGCGGTGCAGGCGTGGACGCGGTCGGCCGCCAAGGCCTGGGCCTCCGACAACATCACCGTCAACGCCCTGGCTCCCGCGGTGCATACTGCGGGCGCCGACCGGCTCCGCGATTTCCTAGGCCCGGACGCCGCGGCCCTGATCGACCAGCAGATGCAGATGATGATCCCGCTCGGCGGCACACTGGGCGACCCCGCCCGCGACGTCGGCCCGATGCTCGTTTTCCTGGCCGGCCCCGGCTCCGGCTTCATCACCGGTCAACTGCTGGCCGTGGACGGCGGCCTGATGATGGTGGGCGGTTAGGCAGCCGACGGGCGATGGATTCGATTGCCAACGGCGTTGCGTGGCATCAGCTTTGGTCGCGGTCTTTCGGTGCGGCGGACTGACC
This window harbors:
- a CDS encoding TetR/AcrR family transcriptional regulator; this encodes MESKRRTQEERSAATRDALIAAARKLWGLRGYADVGTPEIATAAGVTRGAMYHQFADKATLFREVVEVVEQDVMARMAIVVAESGATTPTQAVRAAVDAWLEVSGDPEVRQLILLDAPSVLGWAEFRDVAQRYSLGMTEQMLSEAIRAGELAEQPVRPLAHVLIGALDEAAMVIATAEDPQRTRREIGQVLHRLIGAMFAAR
- a CDS encoding alpha/beta fold hydrolase produces the protein MSTIDISAGTIHYEATGPEDGRPVVFVHGYMMGGQLWRQVSERLAARGLRCIAPTWPLGAHPEPLRRGADQTITGVAGMVAEVLAALDLRDVVLVGNDTGGVVTQLVAVHHRERLGALVLTSCDAFEHFPPPILRPLLLAAKSKTLFRTAIQAVRAPVVRARAFNDLAHSNIDDLTKVWVRPALSLPAVAEDLRQFTLSMRTEVTTTVAARLYDFDKPTLIAWSADDVFFEQEDGARLAATIPNARLEVIAGARTFSMVDQPDRLADLLSTIAVRA
- a CDS encoding SDR family NAD(P)-dependent oxidoreductase, which encodes MSEATAPLSGRRILVTGGATGIGAAAVSVLTTAGARVAATYHQTPPPDGLAADWLQCDVREAEAVTAMVGEAAQRLGGLDVLVNAAGLWQAGIPGYIGADDISFLLDTNVKATILTNQAAYAVMKDQAQGGRIINFGSSEAVMGSPISAVYAATKGAVQAWTRSAAKAWASDNITVNALAPAVHTAGADRLRDFLGPDAAALIDQQMQMMIPLGGTLGDPARDVGPMLVFLAGPGSGFITGQLLAVDGGLMMVGG